The genomic window CCTTCAGGCCAGTCCCGCAGCCGGCGTCGACAGACTGGTGGTGACCGACGTGGCAAAAGAGGCCGGGAGCCCCGTGGTTTCCGGTGAATTACTGGCGGTCGTCTCAGGGAGGCCGCTGTTGATACTACCCAGCAGCGTGCCGTTGTATCGGGACATCAATCCAAACGACTCGGGCCCCGATGTCAAGGCACTACAAGGGGTTTTGGCGGGCTTCGGTTATGCGTGCGCCATAACGGGAACCTTTGACCGGGCTACTCAGCAGGCACTGGCATCGTGGTACCAGGCCGCTGGGTTTAGAGCCCCCGTTTCGCTCGCGCAGGAGGAAGCTGGTGATGCGGCATCGAGGAGCCCATTGGATGTCATGTTTCGCTGGCGGGAATTTGTCCAGGTCCCCGGTGATACTGGCACTGTAGCTTCCATCGCCGGACCCGGTTCCATCTTGGCCGAGGACGGGGTCGTGGCCCGGATCAGGATCGCTGACGACTCCTTTGTTGCCCGCGCAGACGTTGTCCAGGCCGAGAGCTTCGTGGCGGGTACGCCCGTAACGGTCAGGGCCGGTTCAACAGTTCTGGACACCACAGTGGTTCATGTCAGCGACTTCCTGCAGGGTGACCAAAGCAAGAATGAGATCCCTGGAAAAGATGTCACCGTAGCGTTGCCGGCGGGGACGCAGGGATTCGCTGCCGGCCAATCAGTCACCATTGCCGCTGGTGGTGCGGCTGCAGATTCCCTCGCCGTTCCCCTCATCGCCATTCGCCAGGACGGTGGGACACCGTATCTCCTGGTTGAAGGGAACAGCGAGCCCCGCCGCGTAGTCGTTAGGGTTACCGCGCAGGTGGATGGGTGGGCGGCGATCGCTGACGTGGACGGCCTGGTTGTTGGGGATCAGGTGAAACTCCAATGAATGCGCTTCTGCCAGCCCGGGAAACGTCCTTGCATGCGAAGCGCGTGCCAATCCTCAGCCTGCGTGGTGTTGACCGCAGTTTCCCCGGCGCGAAGGCGCTGAAGGAAGTGGACCTCGATATCCACGAGGGGGAATTCGTGGCCATTGTGGGCCCATCCGGTTCGGGAAAGTCCACACTGCTCAACGTCCTCGGCCTCCTGGATACACCCTCGGGGGGTTCGTATCGGATCAGGAATCTCAACGTCGCAGATCTCAGCGAGAGGCAGAAGGCGGCTCTACGGGCCGATGTTTTCGGCTTCGTCTTCCAGGAATCGCATATGGTGGGCCGGGATGCCACGGCCCGCAACGCCGTGTTGGGACTGCGTGTGCGGGGAATAGGGATGAAGGTCCAGAAACAACTGGTCATGCCCGCTCTGAAGAAGTTCGGGCTCGCAGACAGGGCAGCAACACCGGCGTCGTTGTTGTCCGGGGGAGAGCGCCAACGTCTGGCTATCGCACGGGCAGTGATCGGAGCACCAAAGGTTGTCCTCGCAGACGAACCCACAGGCAGCCTGGACACCGGGAACGGCCAGATCGTCATTCAGCATCTCCGGGAGCTTAGTGATGCCGGTACCACTGTGGCCTTGGTGACCCACGATCCCGACGTTGCGTCAGCCGCGGACCGCATCATCACCATGCGCGACGGAGCCATCATCATGGACACCGGCCACAACAGGGACAGCATTCCAGCACCAACAACAGACGGCATTCCATCACCCACAACAGAAGGCCCCGAAAGCAAACGTGCCTTCGGTCGGAGCCTGCGCCGTGAGGCAGCAGATGCCGTTGCCGACGCGTTCTCCGGGTTGACCGTCCGCCCAGCCAAAGCCCTACTTCTGATCATGGCGTTTCTCCTTGGCAGCGGAGGGTTGGTTGCGGCCATCGGACTAAGCGAGAGTGCCTCAGTCAAGGTGTCCACGCGGATCGATGCAGCCGCTAGCGACGAAGTCAGGGTGACGCGTTCGGCCGGTTATCCATCGTGGGAAACCGTCAACAGCGACCTCAATGCATCCAGAAGGCTCTCCGGAGTGCATGACGTCGGTGTCATCGCCGAACTCTCATCGTCAGTGGTACAGCCATCCACCTTTCGGCCCGCGTCGTTTCCTGAACAACCGGCTTTCAACGGCGCAGTCCGGATCATCGACTCTGCTTACCTTCGGCTCCAAGGCGCAACCCTGTCCTACGGTGATGCTGCCCTGCTCGACCAATCGTTCGGTGGTCCCGTCGCAATCCTGGGTCAGAACGCTGCCAAGGAACTGGGAGTCGCAAAGCCAGGTCCCGGCGTCGTGGTGTGGCTGTATGGCCAGCCAGTCCCGGTGGTGGGCGTTATTGGGGACCCCGGCCGTGACCCGCTTCTGCCGTCAGGAATCATGGTGGGGATCGGGTCCTACCATTTGACCGGCAATGTGGCGGCAAGCCTGGTCCTTCGGACTGATCCAGGGATGCCGGCGGCCATTGCCGAGGCGCTCCCAAAAGCGCTCAACCCGGCTGAACCCGGCGACGTAGAGGTTCAAACAGTGGCCGATCTTCGGGAACTCAAACAGGGGATTAATACGGACCTCGGCAGACTGGTTGCCGTTGTGTCCATCATCCTGCTCGCCATGGCTTGCCTGAGCGCAGGGACAACCATGTATCTGGGGGTGTTGGCGCGATCCAGCGAAATTGCGCTTCGACTCGCCTTGGGTATGCGTCGAAGAGTGCTCGCCCTAATGTTCCTGACCGAAGGCGCCGTGGTGGGAGTACTCGGCGGGGCTGGAGGAGCAGCCGTCGGGATGGGTGCTGTGCTGGCCTACGCATCCAGTGAAGGTTGGGCGGCTGTGGTCCCTTGGTACGCGTCGCTGTGGGGCATAGCGGCGGGGTTGGCCAGTGGCACCTTGTCGGCTGTGTATCCGGCAGTGCTGGCCATGCGTTCCAACCCGGCGCAACTGATCCGGAGTTAGGAGATCTGCTGACGGACCGGGCTGTGCTTGGCGAGGTCGGCGGCATTGGTGGCCGCGCTCATCAGCACTGCGGCACCGAACATATGCGCACCAACCAGCAGCGCCGGGATTCCGTTGTAGTACTGGGTAAAGCCGATGACTGCCTGCAACAGTGTTACGCCCAGCAGAAGGTAGGCCGCCGTTCGGAACGGGCCGCCGATCTTGCCGCGGATCACCAGGAACACAGCGAACAGTGTGCCGGCGGTGATGAGGTAAGCCGGAACGGCGTGGATGTGCGAGAAGAGGTCCCAGTCGAGATCGTTGCGGGGGGCATCAGCGTCGCCGGCATGGGGACCGGCGCCAGTGACTACGACGCCCAGCATCACTGAGAGTGCGGAGAAGACGGCGACAGCCAGCATCACGGGGCGTGCGACGGAGGGCAGGCCCGGGAGGGTCCGGTTCATGAAGCCACCGGTTCGGCCGTAGGCCCGGTTAACAAGCAAGGTGGAGAACACCACCAGAGCCATGGATACCAGGAAGTGCAGGCCCACAACCCACGGGTTGAGCCCGGACAAAACGGTGATGCCGCCGATGATGGCCTGGGCCGGGATGCTCGCCAGGAGGCCCAGGGCCAGAAGAAAGAGGTCGCGCCGCTCTTTACGGAGGTTCCACAAGTACACCAACATGAGCGCTGCGACGGCCGCGAGGGCAAATGTCAGCAGGCGGTTGCCGAATTCGATGAATCCGTGGATGCCCATTTCCGGTGTATTGACCAGCGAGTCGTTGGTGCATCGCGGCCAGGTGGGGCATCCCAACCCTGAAGCGGTCAGGCGCACGGCACCACCGGTCACCACCAGGATTGTCTGCCCGATGAGTGACAGCAAGGCCAGGCGGCGTACTGCCTTGTTGACTTCGGTAGGCAACTTGGACGTGAACCGTTGAATGGTTTTTGGGAGGCGCGATGCCGTGCTCACAGTTTTCTCACTTCTCAGTTCTGCATTGTTGGTGGTGCCCGGTTGGATTAGTTCCACTTGAACCAGCGGATGGCTGCGGCGCCGGCAAGTACCGTCCACAGCAAAAGAACGAGGACGGCGGGGAAGGGCACAGTGCCTGCAAGGAGAGCGTCACGCAGTGCCTGACCCAAGGCCCCCGAAGGAAGGAAGTGAACTATGCCTTGAAGCAATGCGGGCAATCGTTCGGACGGCACCACTATGCCGCCTAAAGCTCCGAGCAGGATCCACAGGAGGTTGGTGATGGCCAGGGTAGCTTCCGGGCGCGCAGTACCGGCGACCAATAGTCCCAGCGCGGTAAAGGCGGCAGCGCCCAGAACCAGCAATCCGAGTCCTGGGAGCCAGCCCTCTGGCCTGGGTTGCCACCCGAGGACGCCGGCAATGGCGCCAACCACCAGTACCTGCAGACAAAGGACCACCAGTACGGCGAGGATCTTGCCGGCGATCAGGCCCCCCTTGCCCAGTGGGGTGGTGGACAGGAACCGGAGCACTCCGTAGCGTCTGTCAAAGCCGGTTGCAATGCCTTGGCCGGTAAAGGCCGTGGACATCGCGCAGAGAGCAAGGATGCCCGGCGTGGCAACGTCCACACGCGAACCCCCGAGCCCATCCAGCAGCGGAGTCACTACCAGTCCGACCAAAGCCATCAAGGGCAGGACGATCGCGAGGATCAGCTGTTCGCCGTTCCGAAGCATGGCAATGGTTTCGTAGCGGCCCTGCTGCATGATGCGGCGCGGCAGCGATGCAGGCCCCGCGTTGGGGGAGAGGAGCTTGCTCATCGGAGGTCCCTTCCGGAGATATCAAGGAACACGTCTTCGAGGCTGCGGGCTTCCAACCGGAGCGAGGCCGGCATGATGTTCCGTTCCGCCCACCAGGCAGTCAGAGCCGCAAGGTCCTTTGGCGTGATCGCACCGGTAATGGAGTAGCTTCCGGAGCGGGTTTCGGTCAGCTGGAGGCCGGCCCCCAAGACGCCCGTGAAGTCGAGGCCGCCGGGCACATCGAAGTAGAGCGTCCGGTCCGTAACGGCAGAATCCGAGGCAGGACCGTGGCTGAGCAATTCGGCGACGGTTCCCTCCACCACGTTGTGGCCGGCGTCGATGATGTAGACGTAGTCGGCGAGGCGCTCGGCGTCGTCCATGAGGTGTGTGGTGAGGACAATTCCCATGCCGGCATCGCGAAGTTCGGCGATCAGCTCGAAGACCATTTGGCGCGATTGCGGATCCAGCCCGGCGCTGGGTTCATCAAGGAAGAGGATTTCCGGGTTGCCCACCAAGGCAGCGGCCAGGGCCAGGCGTTGCTTTTGGCCGCCGGAGAGCCTGCGCACGCTGGTTCTGCTGAATTGGTTGATTCCCAACCGTTCCACGAGCGCGTCCAGGTCCATGTGGTTTTGGTACATGCCGGCGATGTGCCGCAGCAGCGGTATGGGACGGGCCGACGGCGGCAGCCCGCCGTCCTGGAGCATCACGCCTACGCGGGACCGCAACCCGGCGCCGGCTTTATCAGGGTCCGAACCCAGGAGCGAAATAGATCCGCCGGTTCGCTTCTGGAGCCCCTGGGCACATTCGAGGGTGGTGGTCTTGCCTGCCCCATTGGCACCGAGGAGTGCGGTCACTTGGCCGCGCTCGGCGACCAGGGACACTCCGCTGACCACCCGGAGCATTTTTCCGTCAAGGGAGGCCAACGGGCCTACATCCTTAATGAGTCCGTCTATGGTGAGGACAGGGGATTCGGGTGAGCGCACCAGAGTATTCTACGTGAAGTAGTAGGGTCACACTTGGCGGGCAGCTGAGGTCAGTCTTGCCTTACTGGATGCATGAAACAAATTACGACATGATTGTGTTGTGTATTCCATGAGCAGTCCAACTTCCATGCCCTCAAAGCGGCATGCTGCAGCGGCAGGGGCCTATGTTGCCCCGCCGACGCTGCCGGACGCGGATGACCGGACCCGGGACCGCGTGCTGAGCGCCGTTCTGGAGAACGGCCCGGTCAGCGCAGCGGAGCTCGGAGATCTTCTCGGCTTCACGCCCGCGGCAGTCCGCCGCCACCTTGACCACCTGGAGCGCAGCGGCGTCATTGAGGTCAAGCGCGTTGCCAAGGCCGGTTCCGGCGCGGGACGTCCCGCACGCCGTTACGTCCTTAGCTCCCAAGGGCAGTCCACCCTTGGCGACGATTACCTGAATATTGCCAGCTCCGCGCTCCGGCGTCTCCAGGAACTCGCCGGCGAAGAGGCCGTCCGTGAATATGCCGAGGAACGCTTCTCGGACATGGAACGGCGCTACGCCCCCGAGGTAGAGGCCGCTGGAGATGACATCACCGCGCGTGCCAGGGCATTGTCCAAGGCCCTGAGCCGGGATCGCTTCGTTGCTTCTGCGCACTCCATTGAGGCCAAGGCTCCGTTGCCGGCTGCCTTGTCCAGCGTCCAGCTCTGCCAGGGCCACTGCCCCATCCAGCGGCTCGCCGCGGAGTTCCCGGTGTTTTGCGACACCGAGACCAAGGTCTTCTCGCGTTTGGTGGGCGTTGACGTCCGGCGCCTCTCAACGTTGGCGCAGGGCGGACACGTTTGCACCACCCACATACCTACCGGGCGCCCGGCTGCCACGGCATCCCTGGATGTCGCAGAGCAGTCCGGGAACCCGTACCAGGAATCAAACAACCAGCAAGAAAGGCCGTGATGACGGACCAAATAGCAGAGAAAGCGGTAGCTGACGGCACTGTGATCTCGGAGATTCTGGAGAAGAATCCCGAACTGCACGGTATCGGAAACTACGAGTACGGCTGGGCCGACAAGAACGACGTAGGCGCCAATGCCCGTCGTGGCCTCAGCGAGGAGGTTGTCCGCGACATCTCCTCGAAGAAGAACGAGCCCGAATGGATGCTCGACCTGCGCCTCAAGGGCCTGAAGTACTTCGATCGCAAGCCCATGCCCACCTGGGGTGCAGACCTCTCCGGCATTGACTTCGACAACATCAAGTACTTTGTGCGTTCCACCGAGAAGCAGGCGGCAACGTGGGAAGACCTTCCCGAAGACATCCGGAACACCTACGAGAAACTGGGCATCCCCGAAGCTGAGCGCAGCCGCCTCGTTTCCGGTGTCGCCGCACAGTACGAGTCCGAGGTTGTCTATCACCAGATCCGTGAGGACCTGGAAGCCCAGGGCGTCATCTTCCTGGACACGGACACCGCACTGCGCGAGCACCCGGAGATCTTCCAGGAGTACTTCGGCACGATCATCCCGGTGGGCGATAACAAGTTTGCCTCGCTCAACACGGCCGTATGGTCCGGCGGTTCCTTCGTGTACGTGCCCAAGGGCGTCCACGTGGATATCCCGCTGCAGGCCTACTTCCGCATCAATACCGAAAACATGGGCCAGTTCGAGCGCACGCTGATCATCGCCGACGAGGACTCCTACGTCCACTACATCGAAGGCTGCACGGCTCCGATCTACACCTCGGACTCACTGCACTCCGCCGTTGTGGAGATCATCGTGAAGAAGGGCGCCCGCGTCCGCTACACGACCATCCAGAACTGGTCCACCAACGTGTACAACCTCGTCACCAAGCGTGCCATCTGCGAAGAGGGCGCCACCATGGAATGGATCGATGGCAACATCGGCTCCAAGGTGACCATGAAGTATCCGGCCGTCTACCTCGTGGGCGAGCACGCCAAGGGTGAGACGCTGTCCATCGCATTCGCCGGCGAAGGCCAGCACCAGGACACCGGCTCCAAAATGGTGCACATCGCACCGAACACCAAGAGCTCCATCATTTCCAAGTCCGTAGCCCGCGGCGGCGGACGTGCAGCTTACCGCGGCCTGGTCCAGGTCCGCGAGGGTGCCAAGCACTCGGCCAACACGGTCCGTTGCGACGCCCTCCTGGTGGACACCATTTCCCGTTCGGACACGTACCCGTACATCGATATCCGCGAGGATGACGTTGTCATGGGCCACGAGGCCACCGTTTCCCGCGTCAGCGAAGAGCAGCTCTTCTATCTGATGTCCCGCGGCATGCCTGAAGACGAGGCCATGGCCATGATCGTGCGCGGCTTCATTGAGCCGATCGCCCGGGAATTGCCCATGGAATACGCTCTTGAGCTGAACCGCCTGATTGAACTGCAGATGGAAGGGTCCGTCGGTTAACAATGACTGATATCACTACTGAAAAGGCGCGCATCGGCGCGCCCTCGGCCCAGCCGTTTATCAACGGCTTCACCGAGGAAGGCGAGAACCTTTCGCCCGTGAACACCGGAACAAACACCAGCACGACGTCGGAGCAGCCTTCCGCTGGTCCGCTCGGCGGCGCTTCGGCCAAGAGCCACTCCCACGGCGGTGGCGTTGGCATTCCGGACAGCTCGCGTGCAGGGCGTCTCACGTCCTACAAGCTTGCAGACTTCAAGCCGCTGAACGGCCTTGAGGAAGACTGGCGCTTCACGCCGCTGAAGCGCCTGCGCGGCCTTCACACCGACGTCCTCAACGGCGCAGCTCCGGCTGTGAGCGTTACCGCCCCGGCCGGCGTCGTTGTTGAAACGGTTGGCCGCGATGACCAGCGCATCGGCCAGGCAGCCATCCCGGAGGACCTCGTGTCCGCCAATGCCTGGGAGAACTTCGCCGAGGCCACGGTTGTCACCGTTCCTGCCGAGCTGCAGGCCGAGAGTGAAGTTTCCGTCCTGATCACCGGTGCAGGAGAGGCTCCGGCCGCCCAGCACATCGTGATTGTGGCAGAGCGGTTCTCCAAGTCCGTCGTCGTCCTGGACCACCAGGGTTCCGCGGTTGTTTCCGAGAATGTGGAAATCATCGTTGAAGATGGCGCTGAACTGACTGTTGTCTCGTTGCAGGAATGGGCAGACAACGCCGTCCACGCATCATCGCAGCAGGCCAAGATCGGCCGCGATGCCAAGTTCAAGCACATCGTGGTCAGCCTTGGTGGCGACCTTGTTCGCGTCACGCCGTCCACGCGCTTTACCGCGCCGGGCGCCGACGTCGAAATGTTCGGCCTGTACTTCGCCGACGCCGGACAGCACCTTGAGCAGCGCCTGTTCGTTGACCACGCAGTGGCCAACTGCAAGTCGCGTGTCCTCTACAAGGGTGCGCTGCAGGGCCGCAATGCCCACAGCGTCTGGGTTGGCGACGTCCTGATCCGCAAGGAAGCAGAAGGCACGGACACCTACGAGGCCAACCGCAACCTGGTCCTCACCGACGGCGCCCGCGCAGACTCCGTACCCAACCTCGAAATCGAAACCGGTCTGATCGAGGGCGCGGGCCACGCCAGTGCCACCGGCCGTTTCGATGACGAGCACCTGTTCTACCTCATGGCCCGCGGCATCCCTGAGAAGGTTGCCCGCCGCCTGGTGGTCCGAGGCTTCCTCAACGAGATCATCCAGCAGATCAAGGTTCCGGCAATTGAAGACCGCCTGACCGCAGCTGTTGAGCGCGAACTCGCCGCGACCGACAACTAAGACAGGCCAGGCAGAGCAACAATGAGTGAAGAAACCAAAGGCGAACTGGTATGCAGCGCCAATGACATCCAGGTCAAGCAAGCGCTGCGCGTCCTGATCGATGACTACCCCGTAGCCATCGTGAAGGATTCCATGGGCGAGATCCACGCCATCGCCGATACTTGCTCGCACGCGGACATCTCGTTGTCCGAAGGTGAGGTTGAAGGCTGCGCGATCGAGTGCTGGGGACACGGTTCCCAGTTTGACCTCCGCAGCGGACAGCCCCTTCAGCTGCCTGCTTATGACCCCGTCCCCGTTTTCGCCGTCACCATCGACGGAGACGACGTTTATGTGGACGTGACCAACGTTGTGAACGGTGCTTCGGTAGACCACTACTGAGCGCCCAGTACCGCCAGACTTACGAACGGAAAGAAAGAAGAGCATGTCAACTCTTGAAATCAAGGACCTGCACGTCAGCATCGAGACGGAGCAGGGTACCAAGGAGATCCTGAAGGGCGTCAGCCTCACCATCAAGACCGGTGAAACCCACGCCATCATGGGCCCCAACGGCTCGGGCAAGTCCACCCTGGCCTCCACCATTGCCGGACACCCGCGTTACACCGTTACCAGCGGCACCATCACCCTGGACGGCGAAGACGTACTTGAGATGAGCGTCGACGAGCGCGCCCGGGCAGGCGTCTTCCTGGCCATGCAGTACCCGGTAGAGGTTCCCGGCGTTACCATGACCAACTTCCTGCGCACCGCCAAGACGGCAATCGACGGCGAAGCACCGGCACTGCGTACCTGGACCAAGGACGTCAAGGCTGCCATGCAGCAGCTGCGCATCGACGCCGACTTCGCACAGCGCAATGTCAACGAAGGCTTCTCCGGTGGTGAGAAGAAGCGTGTTGAGATCCTTCAGCTCGAACTCTTCAAGCCGAAGTTCGCCATCCTTGACGAAACCGACTCCGGCCTGGACGTTGACGCGTTGAAGGTTGTCTCCGAGGGCGTCAACCGCGCTCACGAAGAGGGCAACATGGGTACTCTGCTCATCACCCACTACACGCGCATCCTGCGCTACATCAAGCCGGACTTCGTTCACGTGTTTGTTGACGGCAAGGTTGTCGAAGAGGGCGGCCCCGAGCTCGCTGACCGTCTCGAAGATGAGGGCTACGACCGTTACGCCCCGGGCGCCGGCGTAGCCGTTGCCCCTGCTGTGCAGGCCTAGTTAGGATCGTTCCATGACCGAAATCAACACGGCGCGGACCAGCCTCGAGGACGTCGAGGAAGCGCTCAAGGACGTCATTGACCCCGAGCTCGGCGTCAACGTGGTGGACCTGGGCCTCCTTTATGGCCTCAAATACTCCGACGAGGACGGCGCGCTCCTGATCGACATGACACTGACGACGGCGGCCTGCCCGCTGACGGACGTGCTTGAAGAGCAGGTGGGCAAATCCCTTGATGGCGTCGTTGACGACTGGCGCCTGAACTGGGTGTGGATGCCGCCATGGGGTCCCGAGCGGATCACCGACGACGGCAAGGACCAGATGCGGGCCCTCGGCTTCAACATCTGATCACCAATATTCACCCGCCAACGGCGGGCATAAGGAAGGGTTCCGGGCCAACAGCCCGGAACCCTTCTTTTTAGTCTTTCAACTTTTCCCTGAACCGCCTCACCGCTAAGGTGCGGCCACACCAAACGTGTCGCACTTGTTGATGTCGCCAGTGGTGTACCCCTGATAGAACCACTTCTGGCGCTGCTCACTGGAGCCGTGCGTCCAAGATTCAGGAGATACCCGGCCGGTGGCGGCCTCCTGGATCCGGTCATCGCCTACCGCGGAGGCGGCGGACAAGGCATCCTGCAGGTCTTGTTCGGTCAACGGATCAAGGAAGGGCTTGCCGCTGGCATCGGTCTGCGTGGTGGCATGCCGGACCCACAAGCCCGCGTAGCAGTCTGCCTGGAGTTCAACACGGACCGCTCCCGATTGCGGACCCTGGGGATCCTGCTGGGCCTGGTCCAGGTTTCCGAGGATGTTCTGGATGTGGTGTCCGAACTCGTGGGCTACTACGTACTCCTGCGCCAGTGGCCCTCCGGAGGAGCCAAAGCGGGTCACCAGTTCATCGAAGAATCCCGGATCAAAGTAGGCGGTAGTGTCCGCCGGGCAGTAGAAGGGGCCAACTGCACTGGTAGCTGCACCACAGCCTGTGTTGGTGGCCTCGCTGAAGATCACCGTCTTCGGCCGTGGGTACTGGACGTTGTAGTCCGACAGGTAGCCAGGCCAAAAAGCATTGAGGCTGTTCACCGTACCGGTGATCCGGCAGTCGAGCCGCTTGTCCGCGTCGGCACCGGACTGGCATTCCTGTATGCCGCCGGCTCCCTGGCTGCCGCCATCGACGGCGGGAGGCTGGGTTCCGCTTCCCGTCAGATCGCCAAGGATATTGGGATTGATACCGAAGAGTGCCAGGAGAAGCACCACGATTCCGCCGCCAATACCACCGCCGATCTTGGTCCCGCGGCCCATTCCACTGCCGCGTCGGTCCTCCACTTGGGAGGGGTCAAGCTGTGCGCCGTCATTGAAACTCATACAGTCAGAATAGACGTCACTATTGGTGCCCGGTGCCCGACACTGCCGTAAAATTGTGTGGATGCCTTTCCTGGACAAACTTCAGCACTGGGCCGACGAGCGCCCCCACGACACCGCCGTGGTGGTGGGCAACGACCGGCTCACATGGGCGGACCTCCGGGACGCCGCAGCAGCGCTTCTGGGCGCCGCGACCTCCGCTACTGTTCTCGCCGAACCCAACTCTGTGCGCTTTGTGGAGCGCTACGCAGCTGCCGTCGCGGGGGAGCGGTGCTGTGCTGTGCTGGACCCCGAATGGCCAGCGCCGATGATCGATGACGTTTCCGCACGCATACCCGGAACCACCACACCGGTTGTGGCGGAACTGCTGGATGGCGATCCGTCCAGCACCTTCCTGATCGGCCTGACGTCCGGGACCACTTCGGTTCCAAAGGCCTTCACCAGGTCCCGCCGATCGTGGCAGGTTTCGTTTGAGGCATCCATCGAGTTTTTCGGCCTTTCGCAGGATGATCGGACCCTTGCGCCGGGACCCCTTTCAGCCAGCCTTAACCTTTACGCCCTTTCGGAGTGCCTTTACGCCGGCGCAGCCTTCCACACGCTGGAGTCCTTCGACGTCGGTGATGCCCACGCTGCCATCAGCCACGACGGCATCACCCGCCTTGTCCTGGCCCCGACGGCGTTGAGGTTGCTCAGTGAACGGGGAATTGCCGGGGACGTTGATGCGTCCGGTATCCGCAGCATCATCTGCGCTGGATCCAAGCTGGATGCCCGGACCTTGGAAG from Arthrobacter sp. StoSoilB20 includes these protein-coding regions:
- the sufC gene encoding Fe-S cluster assembly ATPase SufC, with amino-acid sequence MSTLEIKDLHVSIETEQGTKEILKGVSLTIKTGETHAIMGPNGSGKSTLASTIAGHPRYTVTSGTITLDGEDVLEMSVDERARAGVFLAMQYPVEVPGVTMTNFLRTAKTAIDGEAPALRTWTKDVKAAMQQLRIDADFAQRNVNEGFSGGEKKRVEILQLELFKPKFAILDETDSGLDVDALKVVSEGVNRAHEEGNMGTLLITHYTRILRYIKPDFVHVFVDGKVVEEGGPELADRLEDEGYDRYAPGAGVAVAPAVQA
- the sufD gene encoding Fe-S cluster assembly protein SufD, coding for MTDITTEKARIGAPSAQPFINGFTEEGENLSPVNTGTNTSTTSEQPSAGPLGGASAKSHSHGGGVGIPDSSRAGRLTSYKLADFKPLNGLEEDWRFTPLKRLRGLHTDVLNGAAPAVSVTAPAGVVVETVGRDDQRIGQAAIPEDLVSANAWENFAEATVVTVPAELQAESEVSVLITGAGEAPAAQHIVIVAERFSKSVVVLDHQGSAVVSENVEIIVEDGAELTVVSLQEWADNAVHASSQQAKIGRDAKFKHIVVSLGGDLVRVTPSTRFTAPGADVEMFGLYFADAGQHLEQRLFVDHAVANCKSRVLYKGALQGRNAHSVWVGDVLIRKEAEGTDTYEANRNLVLTDGARADSVPNLEIETGLIEGAGHASATGRFDDEHLFYLMARGIPEKVARRLVVRGFLNEIIQQIKVPAIEDRLTAAVERELAATDN
- a CDS encoding neutral zinc metallopeptidase; the protein is MSFNDGAQLDPSQVEDRRGSGMGRGTKIGGGIGGGIVVLLLALFGINPNILGDLTGSGTQPPAVDGGSQGAGGIQECQSGADADKRLDCRITGTVNSLNAFWPGYLSDYNVQYPRPKTVIFSEATNTGCGAATSAVGPFYCPADTTAYFDPGFFDELVTRFGSSGGPLAQEYVVAHEFGHHIQNILGNLDQAQQDPQGPQSGAVRVELQADCYAGLWVRHATTQTDASGKPFLDPLTEQDLQDALSAASAVGDDRIQEAATGRVSPESWTHGSSEQRQKWFYQGYTTGDINKCDTFGVAAP
- a CDS encoding AMP-binding protein; this encodes MPFLDKLQHWADERPHDTAVVVGNDRLTWADLRDAAAALLGAATSATVLAEPNSVRFVERYAAAVAGERCCAVLDPEWPAPMIDDVSARIPGTTTPVVAELLDGDPSSTFLIGLTSGTTSVPKAFTRSRRSWQVSFEASIEFFGLSQDDRTLAPGPLSASLNLYALSECLYAGAAFHTLESFDVGDAHAAISHDGITRLVLAPTALRLLSERGIAGDVDASGIRSIICAGSKLDARTLEAARRWAPRAAIHEYYGASELSFVSGTRLAAGEPLDAGGTGIGLPFPGVELAILDDAGKHLPEGSHGNISVRSGMVSNGYLWGDDGQALRCLDGWYTVGDQGFLEQGILHILGRRSDMIITSGKNVYPHEVELAVASVPGVDGAVAAGAPDDIRGQRVVAGVVPACGPVTATQLRTGLDGLLARDKWPLQYYLLAELPLTDRGKVSRKVFLDWIKNHDPRAQLLG
- a CDS encoding non-heme iron oxygenase ferredoxin subunit — encoded protein: MSEETKGELVCSANDIQVKQALRVLIDDYPVAIVKDSMGEIHAIADTCSHADISLSEGEVEGCAIECWGHGSQFDLRSGQPLQLPAYDPVPVFAVTIDGDDVYVDVTNVVNGASVDHY
- a CDS encoding metal-sulfur cluster assembly factor, with amino-acid sequence MTEINTARTSLEDVEEALKDVIDPELGVNVVDLGLLYGLKYSDEDGALLIDMTLTTAACPLTDVLEEQVGKSLDGVVDDWRLNWVWMPPWGPERITDDGKDQMRALGFNI